One Danio rerio strain Tuebingen ecotype United States chromosome 9, GRCz12tu, whole genome shotgun sequence genomic region harbors:
- the dnajc10 gene encoding dnaJ homolog subfamily C member 10, whose product MEMILNHLTPSRKSLLFAFIAVWLFVSISSDEDYYKLLGISREASTRDIRQAFKKLALTMHPDKNPNDETAHDKFLKINRAYEVLKDEDLRKKYDKYGEKGLQDEQQGGRYESWNYYRYDFGIYDDDPEITTLDRGDFDAAVNSGEVWFVNFYFPRCSHCHDLAPTWREFAKEMDGVIRIGAVNCGDNGMLCRSKGINSYPSLYVFRAGMNPEKYFNDRTKSSLTKFAMQFVKSKVTELWQGNIYSEIERAFAERIGWLITFCADTGDCLESQTRRKLAGMLDGLVNVGWMDCTKQADLCESFEINTSTTALFPPGSSLTQKGSVLFIQSLDTKEIYAQVLQHLPDLEILTKSSFEHKLAHHRWLVSFSFGRNDLASHEYKKLNALLKNSHIQVGKVDCISDSELCSSLYIHKPCVAVFKGVGIHDFEIHHGKDALYNVVAFAKESVNAHVTTLRPENFPNHEKEPWLVDFFAPWCPPCRALLPELRKASIQLFGQLKFGTLDCTIHEGLCNTYNIHAYPTTVIFNKSSIHEYEGHHSADGILEFIEDLVNPVVVTLGPESFQELVKRRKSSETWMVDFYAPWCGPCQALLPEWRRMARMLSGIVNVGTVDCQKHHSFCQSESVRAYPEIRLFPQNSNRRDQYQTYNGWHRDAFSLKAWALSSLPRASVDLSPEDFKRKVLGGKDHWVLDFYAPWCGPCQQFAPEFEVLARMMKGTVRAGKVDCQAHYQTCQSAGIKAYPTVRFYPTLGTTRRDQGGEHINSRDATVIADILRQRLQQLALQGKSKLKDEL is encoded by the exons AATGATGAAACAGCCCACGACAAGTTCTTGAAGATCAATCGGGCCTACGAGGTGTTGAAGGATGAGGACTTGAGgaagaaatatgataaatatggAGAGAAGGGTCTGCAAGATGAACAGCAGGGAGGAAGATATGAAAGCTGGAATTATTACAGATATGATTTTG gaatttaTGACGATGATCCAGAAATTACCACCTTAGACAGAGGAGATTTTG ATGCAGCTGTAAATTCTGGGGAGGTCTGGTTCGTGAATTTCTATTTCCCACGCTGCTCACACTGTCACGATCTTGCCCCTACG TGGCGGGAGTTTGCTAAGGAAATGGACGGTGTGATTCGGATAGGTGCTGTGAACTGTGGTGATAATGGCATGTTGTGCCGCAGTAAAGGCATCAACAGTTACCCCAGCCTCTATGTGTTCAGAGCAGGAATG AATCCTGAGAAATACTTCAATGACAGAACAAAATCAAGCCTTACCAAATTTGCAATGCAGTTTGTGAAGAGTAAAGTGACGGAACTATGGCAAG gCAACATTTATAGTGAGATTGAGCGAGCATTTGCTGAAAGAATCGGCTGGTTGATAACTTTTTGTGCAGACACTGGAG ACTGTTTGGAATCACAGACAAGACGGAAGCTAGCAGGAATGTTG GACGGTTTAGTTAATGTAGGATGGATGGACTGCACCAAACAGGCGGATCTGTGTGAGAGCTTTGAAATCAATACCAGCACTACAGCCCTCTTCCCTCCAGGCAGTTCTCTCACTCAGAAAGGCAGTGTATTG TTTATTCAGAGTTTGGATACTAAAGAAATATATGCACAAGTTCTGCAGCATCTTCCTGACCTGGAGATTCTCACAAAGAGCAGTTTTGAG CATAAATTGGCCCATCACCGATGGCTTGTCAGTTTTTCTTTTGGACGCAACGATTTGGCTTCACACGAGTATAAAAAACTCAACGCTCTTCTGAAGAACTCGCATATACAG GTGGGGAAAGTGGACTGCATCTCAGATTCTGAGCTGTGTTCTTCTCTGTACATACATAAGCCCTGCGTGGCGGTTTTTAAAGGAGTCGGAATTCATGATTTTGAGATCCACCATG GTAAGGATGCTCTGTACAACGTAGTGGCCTTTGCCAAAGAGAGCGTGAATGCCCACGTCACCACACTGAGGCCTGAGAACTTCCCCAATCATGAGAAGGAGCCCTGGCTGGTTGATTTCTTTGCTCCT TGGTGTCCGCCATGCCGAGCTCTCCTCCCAGAGCTGAGGAAAGCCTCAATCCAGCTCTTCGGACAGCTGAAGTTTGGGACTCTGGACTGTACCATTCACGAAGGCCTCTGCAATACG TACAACATTCACGCATATCCAACAACTGTAATCTTCAACAAGTCCAGCATCCATGAATATGAGGGCCATCACTCTGCAGACGGCATCCTGGAGTTTATAGAG GACCTGGTGAACCCTGTGGTTGTGACTTTGGGCCCAGAGTCCTTCCAGGAGCTAGTGAAGAGACGCAAGTCCTCAGAGACATGGATGGTGGACTTCTACGCCCCGTGGTGTGGCCCCTGTCAGGCCCTGCTGCCCGAGTGGAGGAGAATGGCACGG ATGCTGAGTGGGATTGTAAACGTGGGAACAGTCGACTGTCAGAAACACCACTCATTCTGCCAGAGCGAGAGCGTCAGAGCTTACCCAGAAATCCGTCTTTTCCCTCAGAACAGCAACCGCAGAGACCAGTATCA GACCTATAATGGATGGCACCGAGATGCATTTTCACTCAAGGCTTGGGCCTTAAG CTCACTGCCTCGTGCCTCAGTGGATCTGTCACCTGAGGATTTTAAGAGGAAAGTTTTGGGAGGAAAAGATCATTGGGTGTTGGATTTCTATGCCCCGTGGTGCGGTCCATGCCAGCAGTTTGCCCCTGAGTTTGAAGTTCTTGCCAGG ATGATGAAGGGAACTGTACGAGCGGGAAAAGTGGACTGCCAGGCACACTATCAGACCTGCCAGAGTGCTGGGATCAAGGCTTACCCCACTGTCCGATTCTACCCCACCTTGGGCACCACAAGG CGAGATCAAGGAGGAGAGCATATTAACAGCAGAGACGCCACCGTCATTGCAGACATTCTTCGACAGAGACTCCAGCAGCTAGCATTACAGGGAAAGTCCAAACTTAAA GATGAACTTTAG